The following are encoded together in the Actinoplanes sp. N902-109 genome:
- the rplA gene encoding 50S ribosomal protein L1, producing MAQRSKAYRKAAEAIDASKLYEPTEAVRIAKESSPTKFDATVEVAMRLGVDPRKADQMVRGTVNLPHGTGKTARVIVFAQGAKAEEAVAAGADEVGTDELVARIQGGWLDFDAAIATPDQMAKIGRIARILGPRGLMPNPKTGTVTVDVTKAVADIKGGKITFRVDKHSNLHLIIGKSSFSPEQLAENYGAVLDEVLRAKPSAAKGTYLKKITVSTTMGPGVPVDPKMIKNIGQAANA from the coding sequence ATGGCACAGCGCAGCAAGGCGTACCGCAAGGCCGCCGAGGCCATCGACGCCTCGAAGCTCTACGAGCCCACCGAGGCGGTCCGCATCGCCAAGGAGAGCAGCCCGACCAAGTTCGACGCCACCGTCGAGGTCGCGATGCGCCTGGGCGTCGACCCCCGCAAGGCCGACCAGATGGTCCGTGGCACGGTCAACCTGCCGCACGGCACCGGTAAGACCGCCCGCGTCATCGTCTTCGCCCAGGGTGCGAAGGCGGAGGAGGCTGTCGCCGCCGGCGCCGACGAGGTCGGCACCGACGAGCTCGTCGCCCGGATCCAGGGTGGCTGGCTGGACTTCGACGCCGCGATCGCGACCCCGGACCAGATGGCCAAGATCGGCCGGATCGCCCGGATCCTCGGCCCGCGTGGTCTCATGCCGAACCCCAAGACCGGCACGGTGACCGTGGACGTGACCAAGGCCGTCGCCGACATCAAGGGCGGCAAGATCACGTTCCGCGTGGACAAGCACTCCAACCTGCACCTGATCATCGGCAAGTCGTCGTTCTCGCCGGAGCAGCTGGCGGAGAACTACGGCGCGGTGCTCGACGAGGTCCTACGGGCCAAGCCGTCCGCGGCCAAGGGCACGTACCTCAAGAAGATCACCGTCAGCACCACCATGGGCCCCGGCGTGCCGGTCGACCCCAAGATGATCAAGAACATCGGTCAGGCCGCCAACGCCTGA